Within the Solidesulfovibrio sp. genome, the region GGCATAGGCCTCGGTATCGGTCTTCTGGCCGGCGAACAGCGACTGGCCGTCGTAGGTGACGTTGGCCATGGAGATGAGCTGTTCGAAGTACTGGCGCACGGCCGAGGCGATCTCACCGCGGTTTTCGTCGGTGACGGTGCCGGTGGCCGCCTGCTCGGCGTAGCCCTTGATGGAGGTGACGAGCGTGCTGACCGAGGTCAGCGTGCTGTCGGCCTGGGTCAGCCAGCCCTGGGCCGTGTCGCTGTTGCGCTGGTACTGGGTGAGTTGGCTCAGGTCGGTGCGGGTGCCCAGGACCTGGACCGCGCCGTTGGGGTCGTCGGAGGGCGCGTTGATGCGCTTTTGGGTGGAGGCCTGGTTGTTGGTGGCCATGAGCTTGGACAGGGCGGCGTTGTTTTGCCTGACGACGGAGCCGTAGAGGCTTTGCTGGGTGACGCGCGTGATCATGTGGAAAACCTCCGAGGCTAGTTCTTGAGCCCCAGGACCGTCTCGAACATGGAGTTGGCCGTGCTGATGAGCTTGGCCGCCGCCTGGTAGGCATGCTGGAACTTGATGAGGTTGGTCAGCTCCTCGTCAAGGCTCACGGCGGATGCGGACAATTTCTGTTCCTTGGCCTGGTCGGCCAGGGAGGACTGGTAGGCGGACTGGTAGGAGGCGGCGGCGGTGTCCGCGCCGACCTTGCCCACCAGGGAGTCGTAGAAGTCGCCGAGCGTCTGGGAGACCGTGGTCTGGCCGGTGACGGAGAAGTCCACGGCCTTGTCCTCCAGGGCCGTGATGGCCTTGGCCGTGGTGTTGTCCCCCGAGGCGGCCAGGCCGTCGGCGCCGACATGGCCGACGCAGACGCGGTTGACGTCATTGGTCGCGACACTGTTCAGGGCCACGTCCGAGGCCGTGGACCCGGTGAAAAGCGTGTTGACGCCCAGGGCGGCCAACACGCCGGTGGTGTCCTCGCCGAACTGGAAGGTGTAGCCGCCCGTGCCGGTGATGGACAGCTGGTTGTTGACCACCGTGGCGCTCAGGTAGGTCGGGTCGAAGGCGTCGTTGATGGCCGCGACCAGGCCGTTTAAGGACCCGTCTGCCGTGTCCGTCGGGTCGAAGGCCACGGAGGCCTTGATCGGATTGCCGCCGGCGTCCTTGGCCAGGTTGCCGTCGGTGTCGTAGACGTAGAGGGAAAAGGCGCCGGATTGCAGCCGGTCGAAAAAGGCCAGGCCCGAGGAATTGCTGGCCAGGGCGGTGTCGGGGTTGTCCACGGAATAGGTCCCCAGGGTCGTGGAGAAGTTGGTCAGGCCGGCACCCTGGGAATGGAGGCGGTTGACCTCCCAGACCATGGAATTGACCATGGAGTCCAGGGAATTGCGGTACTGGCCGATGCCGTTGTCGCGCAACAGGAACGCCCCGGTCAGCGCGCCTCCCGTCAGCCGCCTGGGGTTGTCCGTGCCGTCGGCGTACTGCTGGGGGGTGACGTTTTCCGGCGTGCCGGCGGTGGTGTACCAGTAGAGGCCCTTTTTGGGCACCAGGGTGAAGGAGTCGCCGGCATTGAGGTCGGTCGGCGTGGCCGTCGAGTCCGAAACCGTGCCGAACCAGACGTCGAGGTCGCCGACCTTGACCTTGCCGTCGTCGGTGTTGGCGGCGAAAATTCGGGTGTTGCCGTCGTCGTCGGTCAGCCAGGTCTTGCCGCCGTCCAGGGAAGCCTTGAAGGTGGCCCCGGCCCCGGCCGTGCCGGGGTTGACGACCTGGATGGTGTATTCGCTCGAATCCGTGCCTTCGTAGTAGCACTGGGCATCGGAACCGGCGGCGATGGAGGCGGCGCTTAGGGTGCGCACGGTCTGGCCCTGCTCGAAGGAGAACCTGAAGGCCACGCTGCCGTCCACGATGGTCTGGCCGCCCTTGGTGTAGACGGTGTAGTCGCCCCGGCCGTTGTCCACCACGTTGACGTCGCAAAGCGAGGCCATCTGCTCGACCTTGGTGTCGCGCTGGTCGTAGAGGCTGTTGGGGATGCTCGTGCCGTCGATCTGCAACTGGTTGATCTTCTTGTTGATGTCGGCCACATCCGTGGCGAGCTGGTTGAGGGTGTCCACATCGGCGCCGATGGCCGTGTTGAGCTGGGATTCCTGCTGGTCCAGGGAGTTGGCCATGGACCGGTAGATGCCGAGCAGGGTCTGGGAGTCGTCGAGCATGGTCTGGCGCGTGGCGGCCGCGTCGGTGTTGCTGGCCAGGTCGCCCCAGTCGGCGAAGAACTTGGACAGGGCGGCATTGGCCCCATCGGTGTTGGATTCGTTGAACAGGCTCTGCACGGAGGTCAGGCCGGTGTAGAGGGCCTTCCAGCGGTCGCGCGTGGACAGCTGGGAAACGTATTGGGCCTCGGCGAAGGCGTCGTGGGCCCGCACCACCTCCTGGGCGACCACGCCCGAGCCGAGCTGGCCGGGCTTGGTGGTGATATACGACCCGTCGGTCAGGACCACCGTCTGCTTGCTGTAGCCCTCGGTGTCGACGTTGGCGATATTGTTGCCCGTGACCTGGATGGCCGCCTGGGTGGCGGTCAGGCCCGAGCGCCCGATGGAGAGGATGGAACTGAGGCTCGACATCACAGCCTCCCGTTGACCAGGCTCGGCCCGGCCTGGCCCATGGCCAGGCGGCCCCTGGCGCCGTAGGTGCCCTTTTTGGGCACCAGCAGGGCCCGGAGGTTTTCCAGGCCGCCCTTGGCCATGTCGTAGAGCCCCAGGGCCATGGCGTAGGTGCGGCCGGCCTGCTTGGCGCAGGCCTGCTCGACGGCGTCGATGGTGGCGTGCAGCACCCGCGCCCGGGCGGCCGCCTCGGGCGGAAAACGGTCGATGATGTCGAACAGCCGCCTGGCGGCCGGGTCGAAGGCCGCGTACAGGGCGTGCAGGCTGCGGCGCTCGGCGGCCAACTGGCGCAACAGCTCCTGGATGGAGAATTCGAGGGACGCCACGGCCTCGGGATTGCGGGCGGACAGCTCGGCAAATTCTTCCTTTTGCAGCGCGCGCAACAGTTCCACGGCCCGTCTCTGGCGATCAAGGTTGGACAGTATCCGCTCGATCATGGCCGTCCTCCGTTGCCAAAACATTCCGCCATGTTACATCATCCCTTCCAGCAGGCCCGACCCGGCGAGCAATTTCTTGGGGTCCACCGACTCCCCGTCCCGGCGCAGCTCGAAGTGCAGATGCGGCCCGGTGGAGCGCCCGGTACTGCCCACCTCTGCAATTTTTTCGCCAGCCGTCACCACGTCGCCGGCCGCAACCGAGGCGGAGCGCAAATGGCCGTACACGCTCTTCCAGCCGCCGGGGTGGCTGACTTCCACCACGTTGCCGTAGCCGCCCCTGGTGCCGGCGTAGGTCACGGTGCCGTCCCAGCAGGCGGCCACCGGGTCCCCGGCCGGAGCGGCGATGTCCATGCCGGCGTGCCAGGCCTTGTCCCCCTTGAAGGGGTCGTCGCGCCAGCCGTAGTCCGAGGTGATGTCGCCGGTCACGGGCGCGGCCATGGGCAGGCCGGCCTGGAGCGCGGCCGCGGCCGAGGTGCCCTGGGCCGGGTCGTGGGCGGCGGCCAGGCCCGACACCCCGGGCCGGGCCAGGGCGGCGGCCACGGCCGGCGAAAAGTGCTGGGCCTCGATGCCCCGGGGCGCGGCCGGCGCCGGCTGTCCCGACACCGGCACCCGCTGCGTGCCCGGGCCGAACGCGCCGTGGGCGGCGGCCGGCCGGCCGGCCGCGTCCCCGGCCTGGGCCTGGGCGCCCTTGCCGGCCACCTGGCCCTTGAGCTGGCGGTACATCATGTCGGCCAGGCCGATGCCGCCGTCGGCGGCCATCTTGTCGGACATGGCCTTGTCGAACATCGAGTAATACTGCTCCTCGTACTGGCCGTGGAGCAGCCCGTCTTTCGGCACCGTGGCCCGCATCTCCTTGAACAACTGGGAAATGAAGACCGACTCGAACCCCTGGCAGGCTTCCCGGAGCTTGGCTTCCTTGGTCTTGCCGCCGGCCACGGCCTGGCGCACGGCGTCCATTTGCAGCTTCTGCGCCACGTCCGCCTGCAGGCCCGCCGTGGCGGCCAGATCGCCCATGCCCTCGGGAAGGCTCATGGCTAGTTGACCTCCAGGTCGGCCTGCAGGGCCCCGGACGATTCCAGGGTGCGCAGGACGCTGATCAGGTCGCGGGGCGTGGCCCCCAGGGCGTTTAAGCCCTCGACCAATTCCTGTAGGGTGGCGCCCTCGATCATCTTGAGCTTGCGGTTCTCCTCGTTGACCCCGATGTTGGTTTGCGGCGTGACCACCGTCTGGCCGCCCGAGAAGGGCAGCGGCTGGGACACGTCGGCCGATTCCTGAACCTGGATCTGGAGGTTGCCGTGGGTGACGGCCACCGGGGAAATCTGCACGTTCTGGCCGAGGACCACGGTGCCGGTCTTTTCGTCCACCACCACCCGGGCCCGGTGGTCCGGGGTGACCTCGATGTTCTCGATGGACGCCAGCAGCGGCACGAGGTTGCCCTGGTTTTCCGGCGGCACGGCCAGGCGCACGGTGCCGGCGTCCACGGCCGAGGCCATGGCCGCGCCCATGGTTTCGTTGACGCGCTTGGCCACGCGGGTGGCCGTGGAGAAATCGGGGTTGCGCAGCGACAGGGTGACGTCGGGCTGGTCGTTGAAGGAAAAGGCCACCGCCCGTTCCACGTTGGCCCCGCCGGGCAGCATGCCCACGGTGGTGATGTTTTTGGACACCGACGCCCCGGCCCCCTGGGCCGACACGCCGCCGACAAGCACCGAACCCTGGGCGATGGCGTAGATGTTGCCGTCCACGCCCTTCATGGGCGTCACCAGCAGCACGCCGCCGAGTAGGCTCGTGGAGTCGCCGATGGAGGACACGGTCACGTCCAGGCGGCTGCCGGGCTTGGCCGAGACGGGCATCTGGGCCGTGACCATGACCGCGGCCACGTTTTTGGGCTTGAGCGTCGCCTTGTCCACGCGCACGCCCATCTTGTCGAGCATGTTGAAAATGGACTGGACCGTGAAGTCCGAGCCGCGCTGGTCGCCCGTGCCCGAAAGCCCGACCACCAGGCCGTAGCCGACGAGCTGGTTGTTGCGCATGCCCGACACGCTGGCGATGTCCTTTATGCGCGCGCCGTGGGCCGGCCGGGCCGCCAGCGCGGCCACGGCGGCCAGGGCGAGAAGCAGCCCCGTCAGGACCATGACGGTCCGGAGAGGGGTGGCGGCCAGGGGCCGGCGGGCACTGCGTGCTGCGATGGGGTGCATGTCCCTACGCTCCCGTGAAAGTCGTTAGAACGGCCAGACGTTGTCGAGCAGCCGGGTCAGCCAGCCGCTCTTCTGGCGGTCGGCCAGGTCGCCCTCGCCGTAGTATTCGATCTGGCAGTCGGCCAGCATGGTCGAGGGCACGGTGTTGCTCGGGCTCACGTCGATGGGCCGCACCAGGCCCTTGACCACGATGATCTGGTTTTCGTTGTTGACCCGGGTCTGCCGGGCGCCCTCGACCTGCATGACGCCGCCGGGCAGGATGTTGACGATGCGGCAGCCGATGGAGGCCGTGACCGTGGATTCGCGCTTGGTCTCGCCCTTGCTCTGGAACTTCTGGTTGGTGGTGGCCCCGACCATGTTGTCCGCCCCGACCAGGCCCTTCATGCCGAAGGTCGGGCCGCCGAGCTGGCCCGAGAGGTTGCCGGCGAATTCCTTGTTGCCGAAGTAATTGGACACCCCCAACTGGTTGCTGGCCGTCCGGTCGTTTTTGGTCTCGGCCTTGAGGTCGGACTTCGAGGTGTCGATGATGTTGACGGTCAGGATGTCGCCGATGCGCCGGGCGCGCGTATCGTCGAACAGAAAGGTGGGCTGGTTCTGGCTGAAGACCGAGCCGGGGTTTTCGGCCGGGGGCGGGGCCT harbors:
- a CDS encoding peptidoglycan DD-metalloendopeptidase family protein, producing the protein MSLPEGMGDLAATAGLQADVAQKLQMDAVRQAVAGGKTKEAKLREACQGFESVFISQLFKEMRATVPKDGLLHGQYEEQYYSMFDKAMSDKMAADGGIGLADMMYRQLKGQVAGKGAQAQAGDAAGRPAAAHGAFGPGTQRVPVSGQPAPAAPRGIEAQHFSPAVAAALARPGVSGLAAAHDPAQGTSAAAALQAGLPMAAPVTGDITSDYGWRDDPFKGDKAWHAGMDIAAPAGDPVAACWDGTVTYAGTRGGYGNVVEVSHPGGWKSVYGHLRSASVAAGDVVTAGEKIAEVGSTGRSTGPHLHFELRRDGESVDPKKLLAGSGLLEGMM
- the flgN gene encoding flagellar export chaperone FlgN, translated to MIERILSNLDRQRRAVELLRALQKEEFAELSARNPEAVASLEFSIQELLRQLAAERRSLHALYAAFDPAARRLFDIIDRFPPEAAARARVLHATIDAVEQACAKQAGRTYAMALGLYDMAKGGLENLRALLVPKKGTYGARGRLAMGQAGPSLVNGRL
- a CDS encoding flagellar basal body P-ring protein FlgI, which translates into the protein MHPIAARSARRPLAATPLRTVMVLTGLLLALAAVAALAARPAHGARIKDIASVSGMRNNQLVGYGLVVGLSGTGDQRGSDFTVQSIFNMLDKMGVRVDKATLKPKNVAAVMVTAQMPVSAKPGSRLDVTVSSIGDSTSLLGGVLLVTPMKGVDGNIYAIAQGSVLVGGVSAQGAGASVSKNITTVGMLPGGANVERAVAFSFNDQPDVTLSLRNPDFSTATRVAKRVNETMGAAMASAVDAGTVRLAVPPENQGNLVPLLASIENIEVTPDHRARVVVDEKTGTVVLGQNVQISPVAVTHGNLQIQVQESADVSQPLPFSGGQTVVTPQTNIGVNEENRKLKMIEGATLQELVEGLNALGATPRDLISVLRTLESSGALQADLEVN
- a CDS encoding flagellar basal body L-ring protein FlgH, whose amino-acid sequence is MKTIRMYPLIVALGALAACAPASKQAVPMPQVTPSVAKAPPPAENPGSVFSQNQPTFLFDDTRARRIGDILTVNIIDTSKSDLKAETKNDRTASNQLGVSNYFGNKEFAGNLSGQLGGPTFGMKGLVGADNMVGATTNQKFQSKGETKRESTVTASIGCRIVNILPGGVMQVEGARQTRVNNENQIIVVKGLVRPIDVSPSNTVPSTMLADCQIEYYGEGDLADRQKSGWLTRLLDNVWPF
- the flgK gene encoding flagellar hook-associated protein FlgK, with the translated sequence MSSLSSILSIGRSGLTATQAAIQVTGNNIANVDTEGYSKQTVVLTDGSYITTKPGQLGSGVVAQEVVRAHDAFAEAQYVSQLSTRDRWKALYTGLTSVQSLFNESNTDGANAALSKFFADWGDLASNTDAAATRQTMLDDSQTLLGIYRSMANSLDQQESQLNTAIGADVDTLNQLATDVADINKKINQLQIDGTSIPNSLYDQRDTKVEQMASLCDVNVVDNGRGDYTVYTKGGQTIVDGSVAFRFSFEQGQTVRTLSAASIAAGSDAQCYYEGTDSSEYTIQVVNPGTAGAGATFKASLDGGKTWLTDDDGNTRIFAANTDDGKVKVGDLDVWFGTVSDSTATPTDLNAGDSFTLVPKKGLYWYTTAGTPENVTPQQYADGTDNPRRLTGGALTGAFLLRDNGIGQYRNSLDSMVNSMVWEVNRLHSQGAGLTNFSTTLGTYSVDNPDTALASNSSGLAFFDRLQSGAFSLYVYDTDGNLAKDAGGNPIKASVAFDPTDTADGSLNGLVAAINDAFDPTYLSATVVNNQLSITGTGGYTFQFGEDTTGVLAALGVNTLFTGSTASDVALNSVATNDVNRVCVGHVGADGLAASGDNTTAKAITALEDKAVDFSVTGQTTVSQTLGDFYDSLVGKVGADTAAASYQSAYQSSLADQAKEQKLSASAVSLDEELTNLIKFQHAYQAAAKLISTANSMFETVLGLKN